The [Bacillus] selenitireducens MLS10 genome includes a region encoding these proteins:
- a CDS encoding methionine ABC transporter permease, translated as MINTLIGGILFPNVNWDRMFDATYETMYMSVVALAFTFVFGILLGLLLFLTDRGQLWENKAVNIIVAAYVNIFRSIPFIILLVLLIPFTRMLLGTFLGPSAALPALIIGAAPFYARLVEIALREIDKGVIEASKAMGANHRQIIFKVLLPESMPALVSGITVTAIALVSYTAMAGVIGAGGLGNLAYLEGFQRGNPDVTLLATIIVLVIVFAFQYIGDTITNKLDKR; from the coding sequence ATGATTAATACACTCATTGGCGGGATCCTGTTTCCGAATGTGAACTGGGACCGCATGTTTGATGCCACCTATGAAACGATGTATATGTCGGTGGTTGCCCTGGCATTCACCTTTGTGTTTGGGATTTTACTCGGTCTGTTGCTGTTTTTGACGGACAGAGGGCAACTTTGGGAGAACAAGGCCGTCAACATCATCGTGGCAGCGTATGTCAACATCTTCCGCTCCATTCCGTTTATTATCCTGCTTGTGCTGTTGATTCCGTTCACCCGGATGCTTCTCGGTACATTTCTCGGCCCATCCGCAGCTTTGCCGGCACTGATCATCGGTGCAGCACCTTTTTATGCAAGGCTTGTGGAGATTGCCCTGAGGGAGATTGACAAAGGCGTTATTGAAGCGTCGAAGGCAATGGGCGCGAATCATCGTCAGATTATTTTCAAAGTGCTGCTGCCTGAATCCATGCCGGCACTCGTATCGGGAATTACCGTTACAGCGATTGCTCTTGTCAGCTATACGGCGATGGCAGGTGTCATCGGAGCAGGGGGCCTCGGGAACCTGGCCTATCTCGAAGGCTTTCAGCGGGGCAATCCGGACGTCACACTTTTGGCCACCATCATTGTGCTTGTTATCGTGTTTGCCTTTCAATACATCGGCGATACGATTACAAATAAATTAGATAAGCGATGA
- a CDS encoding methionine ABC transporter ATP-binding protein, with amino-acid sequence MIELKQLKKYFPTATDTIKAVDDINLTIEKGQIYGVIGYSGAGKSTLIRLLNQLETPTSGEVTIDGKTISRMRKQELREARQEIGMIFQHFNILWSRTVAENIAFPLEINGTSKEEREKRVQELVDLVGLKGREDAYPSQLSGGQKQRVGIARALANNPKVLLCDEATSALDPKTTDAILDLLVDINNKLGLTIVLITHEMHVIRKICHRVAVMESGKFVEEGPVLDVFRRPKEAMTKEFVKQILEPEDTEEAVEHLFAETNLSTVYQLTFTGNDAKKPLITSIVRQFDVSVNILQGKLSQTQNGTYGTLFVQIDGTDELIEEVLSFIKERDVLVEVVHHD; translated from the coding sequence ATGATTGAGTTAAAGCAGTTGAAGAAATACTTTCCGACCGCAACCGACACGATCAAAGCCGTTGATGATATCAATCTGACCATTGAAAAAGGGCAGATCTACGGCGTGATCGGCTACAGCGGCGCGGGGAAAAGTACGCTGATCCGTCTGTTGAATCAGCTGGAGACCCCGACTTCGGGTGAAGTGACGATTGACGGGAAGACGATCAGCCGGATGAGAAAACAGGAGCTGAGAGAAGCGAGACAGGAAATCGGCATGATTTTTCAGCATTTTAATATCCTCTGGTCACGAACTGTCGCGGAAAATATTGCATTTCCCCTTGAGATTAACGGGACATCGAAGGAAGAGCGGGAGAAGCGGGTGCAGGAGCTGGTCGATCTCGTCGGGCTGAAGGGCCGGGAGGATGCGTATCCATCCCAGCTTAGCGGTGGACAAAAGCAGCGGGTCGGCATTGCCCGTGCCCTTGCGAACAATCCGAAAGTGCTCTTGTGTGATGAAGCCACATCGGCACTCGACCCGAAAACAACCGATGCCATTCTCGATCTCCTGGTCGATATCAACAACAAGCTTGGGCTCACGATCGTGCTGATCACCCATGAAATGCATGTCATTCGAAAAATCTGTCACCGGGTAGCCGTGATGGAGAGCGGTAAATTTGTTGAGGAAGGCCCTGTACTCGATGTGTTCCGCCGTCCGAAAGAAGCGATGACAAAGGAATTCGTCAAGCAGATCCTCGAACCGGAAGATACGGAAGAGGCGGTGGAACATCTCTTCGCCGAGACGAATCTCAGCACCGTTTACCAGCTGACGTTCACAGGCAATGACGCGAAGAAACCGCTCATCACATCGATTGTCCGTCAGTTCGATGTCTCGGTGAACATCCTGCAGGGGAAGCTCTCACAGACACAGAACGGGACATACGGGACTTTGTTTGTTCAGATTGACGGAACGGATGAGCTGATTGAAGAGGTGCTCTCTTTTATCAAAGAGCGAGATGTGTTGGTGGAGGTGGTGCATCATGATTAA
- a CDS encoding MetQ/NlpA family ABC transporter substrate-binding protein, protein MKKKIQGTVVGGLAVGMLAACGGGDDETLVIGASNIPHAEILEFAEPLLEEEGVSIQIETYQDYVIPNEALHEGELDANYFQHVPYLESQIEDHGYDFVNVGGIHIEPIGVYSQDYGSLDELPEGATFIISNSVADHGRILMMLEAEGLITLADGAGISATIDDIAENPNDFQFNADVDAGLLASAYENNEGDAVLINSNYALDAGLSPLEDAIALEDASLDNPYVNVIAVNAGDEDDERIQTLYSVLTSEEVRDFILDEYDNAVVPVTQ, encoded by the coding sequence ATGAAAAAGAAGATTCAAGGAACAGTTGTTGGAGGACTTGCAGTGGGAATGCTTGCTGCCTGCGGAGGCGGAGATGATGAAACACTGGTGATTGGGGCATCAAATATCCCGCATGCAGAAATTCTCGAATTCGCCGAGCCTCTATTGGAAGAGGAAGGCGTATCGATTCAAATCGAAACGTACCAGGATTACGTGATACCAAACGAAGCTCTTCACGAAGGCGAACTGGATGCGAACTACTTCCAGCACGTCCCGTACCTCGAGTCTCAAATTGAAGATCACGGCTATGATTTTGTTAATGTCGGAGGTATTCATATCGAGCCGATCGGGGTTTATTCGCAGGATTACGGAAGCCTTGACGAACTCCCGGAAGGTGCTACGTTCATTATTTCAAACTCTGTTGCGGACCATGGCCGTATTTTGATGATGCTTGAAGCGGAAGGATTGATTACCCTTGCAGATGGAGCCGGGATCAGTGCAACCATTGATGATATCGCAGAGAATCCGAACGACTTCCAATTCAATGCAGATGTGGATGCCGGTCTCCTCGCTTCTGCTTATGAGAACAATGAAGGAGACGCGGTACTGATTAATTCAAACTATGCCCTCGATGCAGGACTTAGCCCGCTTGAGGACGCGATCGCCCTTGAAGATGCAAGCCTTGATAATCCATATGTGAATGTTATTGCCGTCAACGCAGGTGATGAGGATGATGAGCGTATTCAGACACTTTACAGCGTGCTGACATCAGAGGAAGTCCGTGACTTCATTCTTGATGAGTATGACAATGCTGTTGTTCCGGTCACCCAATAA